One region of Drosophila teissieri strain GT53w chromosome 2L, Prin_Dtei_1.1, whole genome shotgun sequence genomic DNA includes:
- the LOC122617968 gene encoding probable proteasome subunit beta type-2, translating to MAMETILGIKGPDFVMLASDTMQAKSLVFMKDDQSKIHRLSDFNIMATVGDGGDTIQFTDFISKNLHLYKIAHGYHLSAKSAAHFTRKTLADYIRTNTRYQVAMLLAGYDAVEGPDLHYIDSYGAAQSINHAGHGWGSMFCGSILQRYWNSRLSQADAYALMKKCVLEIQRRLIINQRNFEVYVVDSKGMRRMEAINPGSLNKESISLSW from the coding sequence ATGGCGATGGAGACTATTCTGGGGATCAAGGGACCCGACTTTGTGATGCTCGCCTCAGATACAATGCAAGCCAAGTCGCTGGTCTTCATGAAAGATGACCAATCAAAGATCCACCGACTGTCAGACTTCAACATAATGGCCACGGTAGGCGATGGCGGCGATACCATTCAGTTCACGGACTTCATATCGAAGAACTTGCATCTGTACAAGATTGCCCACGGCTACCACCTGAGTGCCAAGTCAGCGGCCCATTTTACCAGGAAGACACTGGCGGACTACATAAGGACCAACACCAGGTACCAGGTGGCAATGCTGCTGGCAGGATACGATGCCGTTGAGGGTCCCGACCTCCACTACATCGACTCCTATGGCGCGGCTCAGTCCATCAATCATGCAGGTCATGGTTGGGGCAGCATGTTCTGTGGCAGCATTCTGCAGCGATACTGGAACTCGAGGCTCAGTCAAGCGGATGCCTACGCGCTGATGAAGAAGTGCGTCCTGGAGATCCAGAGGCGACTGATCATCAACCAGCGCAACTTCGAGGTGTATGTGGTGGACAGCAAGGGAATGCGCAGGATGGAGGCCATCAACCCAGGATCACTGAACAAGGAGTCGATTAGCCTGAGTTGGTAG
- the LOC122617958 gene encoding odorant receptor 23a, protein MQLSKSQQQNYFRDQLKAWRVCGALDLSEGRYCSWSMLLCILVYLPAPMLLKGVYSFDDPVENNFSLSLTVTSLSNIMKLSMYVAQLTKLLEVQRLIGQLDARVAGENQSERHRNMTAHLQRMSKLFQITYALVFIFAAVPFVFKKELSLPMPMWIPFDWKNSLVAYIGLVVFQEIGFFFQIMQSFAADSFPPLVLYLISEQCQLLILRISEIGYGSKTLEENEQDLVNCIRDQNALYRLMDVTKSVISYPMMVQFMVNGINIAITLFVQIFYVETLYDRIYYLCFLLGITLQTFPLCYYGTRMQDSFAELHYAVFCSNWVDQSASYRRHMLILAERTKRTQLLLAGNLVPIHMSTYVACCKGAYSFFTLMADRDGLGS, encoded by the exons ATGCAGCTCAGCAAAAGCCAGCAACAGAACTATTTTCGAGACCAGTTGAAAGCCTGGCGAGTTTGTGGCGCCTTGGACCTCAGCGAGGGTAGGTACTGCAGTTGGTCAATGCTTTTGTGCATCTTGGTGTACCTACCAGCACCCATGCTGCTGAAAGGCGTATACAGCTTCGACGATCCGGTGGAGAATAATTTCAGCTTGAGTCTGACGGTCACTTCGCTGTCCAATATCATGAAGCTATCCATGTACGTGGCCCAACTAACCAAACTGCTCGAGGTCCAGAGGCTCATTGGTCAACTGGATGCCCGGGTGGCTGGCGAGAATCAGTCCGAGCGCCATAGGAATATGACCGCGCATCTGCAAAGGATGTCCAAGCTGTTTCAAATCACCTATGCTCTGGTGTTCATCTTCGCTGCAGTTCCTTTTGTATTCAAAAAAGAGCTAAGTTTGCCCATGCCCATGTGGATTCCCTTCGACTGGAAGAACTCGCTGGTGGCCTACATCGGACTTGTGGTTTTCCAGGAGATTGGCTTTTTCTTTCAAATAATGCAGAGCTTTGCAGCTGACTCGTTTCCACCGCTGGTACTCTACCTGATCTCCGAGCAGTGCCAACTGCTCATCCTAAGAATCTCTGAGATCGGATATGGTTCCAAGACACTGGAGGAGAACGAACAGGACCTGGTTAACTGCATCAGGGATCAGAACGCGCTGTATAG ATTAATGGATGTGACCAAGAGCGTTATTTCGTATCCCATGATGGTGCAGTTTATGGTTAATGGCATTAATATCGCCATCACCTTGTTCGTCCAGATATTTTATGTGGAGACCTTGTACGATCGCATCTATTACCTGTGCTTTCTGTTGGGCATCACCCTGCAGACATTCCCACTGTGCTACTATGGAACCAGAATGCAAGACAGTTTCGCGGAGCTCCACTATGCGGTGTTCTGCAGCAACTGGGTGGATCAGAGTGCCAGCTACCGTAGGCACATGCTCATCCTGGCGGAGCGCACTAAGCGgacgcagctcctcctcgccgGCAACCTGGTGCCCATCCACATGAGCACATACGTGGCCTGCTGCAAGGGAGCCTACTCCTTCTTCACCCTGATGGCCGACCGAGATGGCCTGGGTTCGTAG
- the LOC122626331 gene encoding casein kinase I, translating to MEDYELETMLRINSIVVVRKLGCGSFGDIYEAKHLGSGLHVALKVERKDVGSSHLPTEYTVYNLLRHGMGIPATYQFLSNKRHNVLVMELLGQSLENLFELCDRRFSTKTVLMLGEQMVERMEYLHSHRYLHRDIKPDNFLMGGGDTSHRLYLIDFGLAKRYWDMTENKHVRQRRGTRLTGTARYASINALCGGEQSRRDDMESVGYVLMYLLRGRLPWQGLLANSREQKHEMITEMKLSTSPKSLCAGYPREFYTYINYTRQLGFEEEPDYRTIRCSFLTLMYSLNYINDHIYDWDQVESNAEKGGGEVGKEVELGVV from the coding sequence ATGGAGGACTACGAACTGGAAACCATGCTCCGCATCAACAGCATTGTGGTGGTCCGCAAACTGGGCTGCGGCTCCTTTGGCGACATCTACGAGGCCAAGCACTTGGGGTCGGGCCTCCACGTAGCCCTCAAGGTGGAGCGCAAGGATGTCGGCAGCTCGCACCTGCCCACCGAGTACACGGTGTACAATCTGCTCAGGCATGGCATGGGCATCCCGGCCACCTACCAGTTCCTCTCGAACAAGCGGCACAACGTGCTGGTGATGGAGTTGCTCGGCCAGTCGCTGGAGAACCTGTTCGAGTTGTGCGATCGCCGCTTCTCCACGAAGACGGTGCTCATGCTGGGCGAGCAGATGGTGGAGCGGATGGAGTACCTGCACTCCCATCGCTACCTGCACCGCGACATCAAGCCGGACAACTTCCTGATGGGCGGCGGCGACACTAGCCACCGCCTCTACCTCATCGACTTCGGTCTGGCCAAGCGCTACTGGGACATGACGGAGAACAAGCATGTGCGCCAAAGGCGTGGCACCCGGCTCACCGGCACCGCCCGCTACGCCTCCATCAATGCGCTGTGCGGCGGCGAGCAGAGCCGCCGGGACGATATGGAGTCGGTGGGCTACGTCCTCATGTATCTGCTACGTGGTAGACTGCCGTGGCAAggccttttggccaacagcaggGAGCAGAAGCACGAGATGATCACCGAGATGAAGCTGTCCACGTCGCCGAAGAGCCTGTGTGCCGGCTATCCCAGGGAGTTCTACACTTACATTAACTACACCCGGCAACTGGGCTTCGAAGAGGAGCCGGACTATCGGACGATCAGGTGCTCCTTCTTGACCTTGATGTACAGCCTGAACTACATCAATGACCATATCTACGACTGGGACCAGGTCGAGAGTAACGCGGAGAAAGGTGGCGGCGAAGTGGGGAAAGAGGTCGAATTAGGAGTCGTCTAA
- the LOC122616132 gene encoding uncharacterized protein LOC122616132, translating to MFAQKNKSRISDSQVFKTMQSEYEPRVNQLEKDVYECCRMLKQDEKVKDSTTMRKNHREMEKYVSWKFDMRDFPMENIRIQLKDELVYVRAYYKNLNIKREILMPQNVDASKLTALLTPRGILTISVPIVLLISDDQKMRF from the coding sequence ATGTTTGCGCAAAAAAATAAGTCGCGTATATCCGATTCCCAAGTATTTAAAACAATGCAATCCGAATACGAACCGAGGGTGAACCAACTGGAAAAAGATGTTTACGAGTGCTGTCGAATGTTGAAACAAGACGAAAAAGTCAAAGATAGCACCACCATGAGGAAAAACCacagggaaatggaaaagtatGTATCCTGGAAGTTCGATATGCGCGATTTTCCCATGGAAAATATTCGCATTCAGCTGAAGGATGAACTCGTTTACGTTCGTGCCTATTATAAGAATCTGAATATCAAGCGAGAAATTCTTATGCCCCAAAATGTGGATGCCTCAAAACTTACGGCGTTGCTAACACCCCGCGGAATTCTTACTATATCAGTTCCTATTGTACTGCTGATATCAGACGACCAGAAGATGAGGTTCTGA
- the LOC122616124 gene encoding uncharacterized protein LOC122616124 isoform X1, whose protein sequence is MSFTLTNQSLIRLESSKDADAWNRTLMFFNVDISGGVCRDHRNQITLPRTSAGHGKRRAPGGGLSNPITESAMSFGAPNKFHTHGHSDLDHRNYSPRTSGRRRDNFAYSDRHRHFHYGPIKPGRSRAEMGLVSPSPSADSADYYASKRIHFPDFETEKTYGNYYPDASYEMEEDEPYRVVPNTDYPKEKDPRINNEYESPFDYPSGRRLTNGHHRKSERDYRYLLPKHPTQDDYYRDVRGTLPRHFRSSSYRMKPNYRQASGSLPPNYASNYYAGDSTEYRSDDDYDGNPENYKNYREYYEEPTREAYQKPYEEYHDYEYPDYRENSKAYPTPFPKPLHQYYKKGHSQSYPTKIYKPESVSKVSEVKESPFAHIETHHVKSNRSKRNNQPEEIPRRKGFKHFREKREEPINYEEISSDIFRLTQPKKYASKVQDDRFNVEENSQRASENRYKLPSYAERSLSSTHKKIFKEELPHRYRPKKVIDEIPKPHRSLRTETFGQNEKSNGENSSYKRRSHKAAPDRKKSVDFVRFTDCNDGSEIPHRIRESGQSPSSIFFTIEIPYKKKQRRHTYSQKGEYIPERSHSGCDNFADKSFRPQTSLYDVGKDRKRKTMKQKISGFFKRSKLRLSKSNIFRNKSKVLKSCKTGQPNPNLNQRSEFILNSPVASDHSLGYENVEVPSQDSEPQGYGLKRGKECHYPTVYRGTHNQLPENNTEIFHQYSMYNVLSSTNQRSKVNNDDYEHFDWGLSKRTSQYFRPTADLSTKRTYKEFDRVSSGNCSLYSERKREDSIGTSEINVCLTIRATDVSLTGSPRIVSSKIVGERGISCKSNNVVAKVALSRPENISELRQSSGSTICESAGGENQFRNVRFSPSHFDHKSCSSAENSSESSSSRIQAARTSPEHFSKRMSIEASSKPPKIPRSTSSSSEHLPPRHHHVTKWSLTSRSKSHSSKPEPDHCWSPRPPTLLPSDVTKRSSLKTMDNSLEKSAPKKVVLQTNSSQSSLSGTLCSSGSSTKSLCTRENRHRKNEDRSECHRSQSHNFHFGEDRKCEVFPRKTSSWPRQSPRSFLGPPIHITNPKPLGKGLLSPRTSTQSLVSTISRCSSGSLQGNNVEETSHKPKNMQMVCYPDADPKSSYPGQSQSEYGSRFTATRGLDSTKSSNRGDLCCPKLFTDVEKESFSPKSIVEELKRELLQSFRVDEQIRSQSPFLRPTPQIMIFPCPPDVMYQPRVNMNLNPNLFRRPESVMCWTTCPKPQNSI, encoded by the exons ATGTCATTTACGTTGACGAATCAGAGCTTAATCCGATTGGAGAGCTCCAAGGACGCGGATGCATGGAATCGTACATTAATGTTTTTCAATGTCGATATTTCCGGCGGAGTGTGCCGTGACCACCGAAACCAGATTACGCTGCCAAGGACCTCCGCTGGCCATGGAAAGC GACGAGCTCCCGGCGGAGGATTGTCCAATCCAATTACGGAGAGTGCGATGTCATTTGGGGCACCCAATAAATTCCATACTCACGGACATTCTGATTTGGATCATCGGAACTATTCGCCACGAACTTCTGGCCGGCGAAGAGATAACTTTGCCTATTCCGACCGACATCGTCACTTCCATTATGGTCCAATTAAACCAGGACGAAGTCGTGCCGAAATGGGTTTAGTTTCCCCCTCTCCATCGGCCGATTCAGCGGATTACTATGCGAGTAAAAGGATCCACTTTCCAGACTTTGAGACTGAGAAAACGTATGGTAACTATTACCCAGATGCATCCTATGAAATGGAGGAGGATGAGCCCTATCGAGTCGTCCCAAACACTGATTATCCTAAAGAGAAAGATCCAAGAATAAACAACGAATATGAAAGTCCTTTTGACTACCCTAGTGGTCGAAGGTTAACCAATGGACACCACAGAAAATCTGAAAGGGACTATCGCTATCTCCTCCCTAAACACCCAACTCAAGATGATTACTATCGGGATGTCAGAGGAACTTTACCCCGTCACTTTAGATCTAGTTCCTATAGGATGAAACCGAATTATAGGCAGGCATCGGGATCTTTGCCACCCAACTATGCCTCAAATTATTACGCAGGTGACTCTACGGAATACAGAAGTGACGATGACTATGATGGAAATCCTGAAAATTACAAGAATTATAGAGAGTATTATGAGGAACCAACGCGTGAAGCCTACCAAAAGCCATATGAAGAATACCATGACTACGAATACCCAGATTACAGAGAAAACAGTAAAGCATATCCGACACCATTTCCGAAACCCCTACATCAATACTACAAAAAAGGACATTCCCAGAGCTATCCAACAAAAATTTATAAGCCTGAAAGTGTATCTAAAGTCAGCGAGGTTAAAGAATCGCCTTTTGCACATATCGAAACTCATCATGTGAAATCTAATAGAAGTAAACGAAATAACCAGCCAGAAGAAATTCCACGTAGAAAAGGTTTCAAACATTTTAGAGAGAAAAGAGAAGAACCAATAAATTACGAAGAAATTTCAAGTGATATTTTCCGTCTTACTCAACCCAAGAAGTATGCAAGTAAAGTCCAAGATGATAGATTTAATGTGGAAGAGAATTCTCAAAGAGCATCTGAAAACAGATACAAACTGCCCAGCTACGCAGAACGTTCTTTATCCAGCAcccataaaaaaatattcaaagaagAACTTCCTCACAGATATCGGCCGAAAAAAGTTATAGACGAAATACCTAAGCCACATAGAAGCTTAAGAACTGAAACTTTTGGACAGAACGAAAAGTCAAACGGGGAAAATAGTAGTTATAAAAGGCGTAGTCATAAAGCTGCACCAGATAGAAAAAAGTCGGTTGACTTTGTTCGCTTCACAGACTGCAATGATGGCTCAGAAATTCCGCATAGAATTCGTGAGAGCGGACAATCCCCATCGTCGATATTCTTCACCATCGAGATACCGTATAAAAAGAAGCAACGAAGGCATACCTATTCCCAAAAAGGGGAATATATACCCGAAAGATCACATTCGGGCTGTGATAACTTTGCCGATAAGTCATTTAGGCCGCAAACATCACTTTATGATGTTGGTAAAGATCGGAAGCGAAAAACAATGAAGCAGAAAATATCGGGATTTTTTAAAAGATCCAAACTGCGTTTGTCGAAATCGAACATTTTTAGAAACAAATCTAAAGTGTTGAAGAGTTGTAAGACAGGGCAGCCAAACCCTAACCTTAATCAGAGGTCCGAATTCATATTGAACTCTCCCGTAGCAAGTGATCACTCCTTGGGTTACGAAAATGTGGAAGTTCCCTCTCAGGATAGTGAACCCCAAGGATATGGCTTAAAAAGGGGCAAGGAGTGTCATTATCCCACTGTTTACAGGGGAACCCACAATCAGCTGCCCGAAAATAATACTGAGATCTTTCACCAGTACTCCATGTACAATGTTCTCAGCTCAACCAACCAACGATCGAAGGTAAATAACGATGACTATGAACACTTCGATTGGGGACTAAGTAAACGAACCAGTCAATATTTCAGGCCAACTGCTGATTTGTCTACAAAGCGAACCTACAAGGAATTCGATCGCGTGTCCAGTGGAAATTGCAGTCTCTACAGTGAGAGAAAAAGAGAAGATTCCATCGGGACAAGTGAAATTAACGTCTGCCTTACGATTCGGGCCACCGATGTGAGTTTGACGGGCAGTCCGCGGATTGTGTCATCAAAAATCGTTGGGGAACGCGGCATATCCTGTAAAAGCAATAATGTTGTAGCTAAAGTAGCCCTTTCAAGGCCAGAAAATATTTCAGAATTGAGACAAAGTAGTGGAAGCACAATTTGTGAAAGTGCTGGTGGGGAAAACCAATTCAGAAATGTCAGGTTTTCCCCCTCGCACTTTGACCACAAAAGTTGTTCCTCTGCCGAAAACAGCTCCGAAAGCAGTTCTTCAAGAATTCAAGCGGCCAGGACTTCTCCAGAGCATTTCAGCAAAAGGATGAGCATTGAGGCGAGTTCCAAGCCACCCAAAATACCTAGGAGTACTAGCAGTTCTTCGGAGCACCTTCCTCCTCGTCATCACCACGTCACCAAATGGAGCTTGACCAGTCGGTCCAAGTCCCATAGTTCTAAGCCAGAACCAGACCACTGCTGGTCCCCTAGACCACCGACTTTGTTGCCAAGCGATGTCACCAAAAGGTCGAGCCTAAAAACGATGGATAACAGCCTCGAAAAATCAGCGCCCAAGAAGGTAGTCCTGCAAACAAATAGCTCGCAAAGTTCGCTTAGTGGGACACTGTGCAGTTCTGGTAGCAGTACGAAGTCACTTTGCACAAGGGAAAATCGGCACAGAAAGAACGAAGACAGAAGTGAATGCCACAGATCACAGAGTCACAATTTTCACTTTGGCGAAGATAGAAAATGTGAGGTATTCCCAAGAAAAACTAGCAGTTGGCCGCGCCAAAGTCCACGAAGTTTCCTAGGACCACCGATCCACATTACAAATCCTAAACCTTTAGGAAAAGGGTTATTGTCACCCAGAACATCCACTCAAAGTCTAGTATCCACCATAAGTAGATGCTCCAGTGGTTCCTTACAAGGAAATAATGTAGAGGAAACTAGCCACAAGCCGAAGAATATGCAAATGGTTTGCTATCCCGATGCCGATCCCAAATCATCGTATCCTGGCCAGTCCCAGAGTGAATATGGAAGCAGATTCACAGCTACGCGAGGTCTGGATAGCACAAAATCGAGCAATCGAGGGGATCTGTGTTGTCCGAAGCTATTTACCGATGTGGAGAAGGAGTCCTTCAGCCCGAAAAGCATTGTGGAGGAGCTGAAACGAGAGCTCTTGCAGAGCTTCAGAGTCGACGAGCAAATCAGGAGTCAATCTCCTTTCCTTCGACCCACTCCGCAGATTATGATATTCCCCTGTCCACCCGATGTCATGTACCAGCCCAGGGTCAACATGAATCTGAATCCCAATCTATTCCGCAGACCGGAGTCTGTGATGTGCTGGACAACCTGCCCCAAGCCACAGAATTCCATCTGA
- the LOC122616124 gene encoding E3 ubiquitin-protein ligase RBBP6 isoform X2, protein MSFTLTNQSLIRLESSKDADAWNRTLMFFNVDISGGVCRDHRNQITLPRTSAGHGKRRAPGGGLSNPITESAMSFGAPNKFHTHGHSDLDHRNYSPRTSGRRRDNFAYSDRHRHFHYGPIKPGRSRAEMGLVSPSPSADSADYYASKRIHFPDFETEKTYGNYYPDASYEMEEDEPYRVVPNTDYPKEKDPRINNEYESPFDYPSGRRLTNGHHRKSERDYRYLLPKHPTQDDYYRDVRGTLPRHFRSSSYRMKPNYRQASGSLPPNYASNYYAGDSTEYRSDDDYDGNPENYKNYREYYEEPTREAYQKPYEEYHDYEYPDYRENSKAYPTPFPKPLHQYYKKGHSQSYPTKIYKPESVSKVSEVKESPFAHIETHHVKSNRSKRNNQPEEIPRRKGFKHFREKREEPINYEEISSDIFRLTQPKKYASKVQDDRFNVEENSQRASENRYKLPSYAERSLSSTHKKIFKEELPHRYRPKKVIDEIPKPHRSLRTETFGQNEKSNGENSSYKRRSHKAAPDRKKSVDFVRFTDCNDGSEIPHRIRESGQSPSSIFFTIEIPYKKKQRRHTYSQKGEYIPERSHSGCDNFADKSFRPQTSLYDVGKDRKRKTMKQKISGFFKRSKLRLSKSNIFRNKSKVLKSCKTGQPNPNLNQRSEFILNSPVASDHSLGYENVEVPSQDSEPQGYGLKRGKECHYPTVYRGTHNQLPENNTEIFHQYSMYNVLSSTNQRSKANC, encoded by the exons ATGTCATTTACGTTGACGAATCAGAGCTTAATCCGATTGGAGAGCTCCAAGGACGCGGATGCATGGAATCGTACATTAATGTTTTTCAATGTCGATATTTCCGGCGGAGTGTGCCGTGACCACCGAAACCAGATTACGCTGCCAAGGACCTCCGCTGGCCATGGAAAGC GACGAGCTCCCGGCGGAGGATTGTCCAATCCAATTACGGAGAGTGCGATGTCATTTGGGGCACCCAATAAATTCCATACTCACGGACATTCTGATTTGGATCATCGGAACTATTCGCCACGAACTTCTGGCCGGCGAAGAGATAACTTTGCCTATTCCGACCGACATCGTCACTTCCATTATGGTCCAATTAAACCAGGACGAAGTCGTGCCGAAATGGGTTTAGTTTCCCCCTCTCCATCGGCCGATTCAGCGGATTACTATGCGAGTAAAAGGATCCACTTTCCAGACTTTGAGACTGAGAAAACGTATGGTAACTATTACCCAGATGCATCCTATGAAATGGAGGAGGATGAGCCCTATCGAGTCGTCCCAAACACTGATTATCCTAAAGAGAAAGATCCAAGAATAAACAACGAATATGAAAGTCCTTTTGACTACCCTAGTGGTCGAAGGTTAACCAATGGACACCACAGAAAATCTGAAAGGGACTATCGCTATCTCCTCCCTAAACACCCAACTCAAGATGATTACTATCGGGATGTCAGAGGAACTTTACCCCGTCACTTTAGATCTAGTTCCTATAGGATGAAACCGAATTATAGGCAGGCATCGGGATCTTTGCCACCCAACTATGCCTCAAATTATTACGCAGGTGACTCTACGGAATACAGAAGTGACGATGACTATGATGGAAATCCTGAAAATTACAAGAATTATAGAGAGTATTATGAGGAACCAACGCGTGAAGCCTACCAAAAGCCATATGAAGAATACCATGACTACGAATACCCAGATTACAGAGAAAACAGTAAAGCATATCCGACACCATTTCCGAAACCCCTACATCAATACTACAAAAAAGGACATTCCCAGAGCTATCCAACAAAAATTTATAAGCCTGAAAGTGTATCTAAAGTCAGCGAGGTTAAAGAATCGCCTTTTGCACATATCGAAACTCATCATGTGAAATCTAATAGAAGTAAACGAAATAACCAGCCAGAAGAAATTCCACGTAGAAAAGGTTTCAAACATTTTAGAGAGAAAAGAGAAGAACCAATAAATTACGAAGAAATTTCAAGTGATATTTTCCGTCTTACTCAACCCAAGAAGTATGCAAGTAAAGTCCAAGATGATAGATTTAATGTGGAAGAGAATTCTCAAAGAGCATCTGAAAACAGATACAAACTGCCCAGCTACGCAGAACGTTCTTTATCCAGCAcccataaaaaaatattcaaagaagAACTTCCTCACAGATATCGGCCGAAAAAAGTTATAGACGAAATACCTAAGCCACATAGAAGCTTAAGAACTGAAACTTTTGGACAGAACGAAAAGTCAAACGGGGAAAATAGTAGTTATAAAAGGCGTAGTCATAAAGCTGCACCAGATAGAAAAAAGTCGGTTGACTTTGTTCGCTTCACAGACTGCAATGATGGCTCAGAAATTCCGCATAGAATTCGTGAGAGCGGACAATCCCCATCGTCGATATTCTTCACCATCGAGATACCGTATAAAAAGAAGCAACGAAGGCATACCTATTCCCAAAAAGGGGAATATATACCCGAAAGATCACATTCGGGCTGTGATAACTTTGCCGATAAGTCATTTAGGCCGCAAACATCACTTTATGATGTTGGTAAAGATCGGAAGCGAAAAACAATGAAGCAGAAAATATCGGGATTTTTTAAAAGATCCAAACTGCGTTTGTCGAAATCGAACATTTTTAGAAACAAATCTAAAGTGTTGAAGAGTTGTAAGACAGGGCAGCCAAACCCTAACCTTAATCAGAGGTCCGAATTCATATTGAACTCTCCCGTAGCAAGTGATCACTCCTTGGGTTACGAAAATGTGGAAGTTCCCTCTCAGGATAGTGAACCCCAAGGATATGGCTTAAAAAGGGGCAAGGAGTGTCATTATCCCACTGTTTACAGGGGAACCCACAATCAGCTGCCCGAAAATAATACTGAGATCTTTCACCAGTACTCCATGTACAATGTTCTCAGCTCAACCAACCAACGATCGAAG GCCAACTGCTGA
- the LOC122626518 gene encoding probable proteasome subunit beta type-2, whose amino-acid sequence METILGVKGADFVLLASDTMKAKSVMWLDDEKTKTHRITDYCMMSTIGDGGDCLQFSDFILRNMDLYKVTNGYDLTVRGAVHFIRSNLSAYLRCNMKYQVALLVGGFDATTGPELHYIDQFGNSVPIRYGGHGAGINFCTPIFEEFYSSHMDSQAAYDVIRKCVIELSKRFVINLRNFDLFLISKEGITKMTPINQESLRADNLAGPKRRL is encoded by the exons ATGGAAACCATTTTGGGTGTGAAAGGAGCGGATTTCGTCCTGCTGGCCTCGGATACCATGAAGGCCAAGTCGGTGATGTGGCTGGATGATG AGAAAACAAAGACGCACCGCATCACGGACTACTGCATGATGTCAACGATTGGCGACGGCGGAGACTGCCTGCAGTTCTCGGACTTCATCCTCCGGAACATGGATCTGTACAAGGTGACCAACGGATACGACCTGACCGTTCGCGGTGCGGTGCACTTCATCCGGAGCAATCTGTCCGCCTACCTGAGGTGCAATATGAAGTACCAGGTGGCCTTGTTGGTGGGCGGATTCGATGCGACCACCGGTCCCGAGTTGCACTACATCGATCAGTTCGGAAACTCGGTGCCCATCCGGTACGGTGGCCATGGAGCTGGCATCAACTTCTGCACTCCCATTTTCGAGGAGTTCTACAGTTCGCACATGGACTCGCAGGCAGCCTATGATGTTATCAGAAAGTGTGTGATTGAGTTGTCTAAGCGATTCGTTATCAACTTGCGCAACTTCGACTTGTTTCTGATCAGCAAAGAGGGCATAACCAAGATGACTCCCATCAACCAGGAGTCCCTCAGAGCGGATAACTTAGCTGGTCCCAAGCGAAGGTTatga
- the LOC122626414 gene encoding uncharacterized protein LOC122626414 — MDSLIRRFKALHHVDDFENDARFEELKIKEPAAKISSLDKLFEELSINEGSSAVEDLITKPIKEENYPYKDYFSKSPIDFPWQKAFEKGESSVAPDWYIDYENIFENVANLAEVEQKLELLYRPFTCVMDVNCRFNMYELCLLMAESRFDPGSHPSVVVKITHPSAQVKIHAGGKISSTALNADSARSALFKVIRILNDLDYKVEIKNFSKNIVNASFSMPFKIDLDLMSHRHVVEAARNRSKRPFTTWTTEKLGVRFAVFPTGFVLVLHSSSHFETREAIADFLPILARLQNGYPTAEEKVGQLVGDLTYKLLWEKRLEEDKEGLLLYS; from the exons ATGGATTCGTTGATCAGAAGGTTCAAGGCGCTACACCACGTGGATGATTTTGA AAATGACGCTAGATTCGAGGAGCTCAAGATAAAGGAGCCGGCAGCTAAAATATCCAGTCTGGATAAACTTTTTGAGGAACTTAGCATCAACGAAGGAAGTTCTGCCGTAGAGGACTTGATCACCAAGCCGATAAAGGAGGAGAACTACCCATATAAGGATTACTTTAGCAAGAGTCCCATAGATTTTCCGTGGCAAAAGGCCTTTGAGAAGGGGGAAAGTTCAGTGGCACCCGACTGGTATATCGACTATGAGAACATCTTCGAGAATGTGGCCAATCTCGCCGAAGTGGAGCAGAAACTGGAGTTGCTCTACAGACCCTTCACCTGTGTGATGGACGTCAATTGCCGCTTCAATATGTACGAGTTGTGCCTGCTGATGGCCGAGTCCCGCTTCGATCCGGGTAGTCACCCATCCGTCGTTGTGAAGATCACCCATCCCAGTGCCCAGGTGAAGATCCATGCTGGTGGCAAGATTTCCTCCACCGCCCTGAACGCCGATTCGGCCAGGAGTGCACTCTTCAAGGTGATCAGGATCCTGAACGATCTCGACTACAAGGTGGAGATCAAGAACTTCAGCAAGAACATCGTGAACGCCTCCTTCAGCATGCCCTTCAAAATCGATCTGGATCTGATGAGCCACCGCCATGTGGTCGAGGCAGCTCGGAATAGAAGCAAGAGACCATTCACCACTTGGACCACCGAGAAGTTGGGCGTGAGATTCGCCGTCTTTCCCACTGGCTTCGTTTTGGTGCTGCACTCCAGCAGTCACTTCGAGACACGTGAGGCTATAGCCGACTTCCTGCCCATCCTGGCCAGACTCCAGAACGGATATCCCACGGCTGAGGAGAAAGTGGGACAACTGGTGGGCGATCTCACCTACAAGTTGTTGTGGGAAAAGCGCTTGGAGGAGGACAAGGAGGGCCTGTTGCTCTACTCCTAA